In the Nothobranchius furzeri strain GRZ-AD chromosome 15, NfurGRZ-RIMD1, whole genome shotgun sequence genome, one interval contains:
- the LOC129163002 gene encoding zinc finger BED domain-containing protein 4-like: MLERLTEQKEAVWVSLASLKTDLTPLTPEEFEIIEEMLRVLAPFYQATRELSEEKRVSGSKVIPLMRMIHIELQHQSSTVSKPTAKQLAENLSKRLTESICNMESLSVMSLATLLDPRFKTAGFFSPLKATEAVKRLKSECAAEMRSHEPDPAVEEPSTSHGSEHSSGHNLWRHLDMEVEESRMTSNTTANSIIEVQRYLAERMHQEHKTHYNIGKITRIYIHTFINSHFNSYAHHLHLYPVKECFLRQGNWCLRGEIALEHTYCTNFCSSIKMHK; encoded by the exons ATGCTGGAGAGATTGACTGAGCAGAAGGAGGCAGTCTGGGTGTCACTGGCCTCATTAAAAACTGATCTCACTCCACTGACTCCAGAAGAATTTGAAATCATTGAAGAGATGCTCAGGGTGCTTGCTCCTTTTTACCAAGCCACAAGAGAACTCTCTGAGGAAAAAAGAGTCTCGGGGTCAAAGGTTATTCCATTGATGAGAATGATCCACATTGAGCTTCAACATCAATCTTCAACGGTGTCAAAACCCACTGCTAAACAGCTGGCTGAAAATCTGTCAAAGCGGCTAACCGAGTCCATCTGCAACATGGAATCGCTCAGTGTGATGTCACTGGCAACATTGTTGGACCCCAGGTTTAAAACTGCTGGCTTTTTTAGTCCACTGAAAGCAACTGAAGCTGTCAAGAGACTGAAGTCAGAGTGTGCTGCTGAAATGAGGAGCCATGAGCCTGACCCAGCAGTAGAGGAGCCTAGCACTTCACATGGATCAGAACACAGTTCAG GACACAATCTCTGGAGACACCTTGATATGGAGGTTGAGGAGAGCAGGATGACCTCTAATACTACAGCCAATTCCATAATTGAAGTCCAACGCTACCTGGCTGAAAGAATGCACCAAGAACACAAGACCCATTACAATATTGGAAAAATAACCAGAATTTATATCCACACCTTTATCAACTCGCACTTCAATTCTTATGCACACCATCTTCATCTGTACCCTGTGAAAGAGTGTTTTCTAAGGCAGGGGAACTGGTGTCTAAGAGGAGAAATCGCCTTGGAGCACACTTACTGCACAAACTTTTGTTCctcaataaaaatgcataaatga